One Molothrus ater isolate BHLD 08-10-18 breed brown headed cowbird chromosome 14, BPBGC_Mater_1.1, whole genome shotgun sequence DNA segment encodes these proteins:
- the IDS gene encoding iduronate 2-sulfatase — protein MAAARLCLCLFLCLLRLPRDAFAAGSAAAGPGAGRGPGDGMNVLFIIVDDLRPVLGCYGDKLVKSPNIDQLASQSMVFSNAYAQQALCAPSRVSFLTGRRPDTTRLYDFYSYWRVHAGNYSTMPQYFKENGYMTLSVGKVFHPGVSSNYSDDYPYSWSIPPFHPSAEKHENDKTCRGKDGKLHANLVCPVNVTEMPGGTLPDIQSTEEAIHLLNVMKTTRQKFFLAVGYHKPHIPLRYPQEFLKLYPLENITLAPDPWVPKKLPSVAYNPWMDIRQREDVEALNVSFPYGPLPDDFQRRIRQSYYAAVSYLDVQVGLLLSALDDAGLSNNTIVVFTADHGWSLGEHGEWAKYSNFDVATRVPLMFYVPGMTTSPISQGARVFPYLDPFSHIGGSVPQGQSKKVVELVSLFPTLAELAGLQVPPACPKMSFGVVLCTEGRSIAHYFNISEGKVEQGKEGCDGTERCFNEEPVALSQYPRPADTPQWNSDKPRLKDIRIMGYSMRAIDFRYTLWVQFDPSNFSANFKNVHAGELYMMDNDPNQDYNIYNNTSHGWLFKKITDFLKH, from the exons ATGGCGGCGGCGcggctctgcctgtgcctgttcctgtgcctgctgcGGCTGCCCCGTGATGCCTTCGCGGCCggctcggcggcggcggggcccggagCTGGGCGTGGGCCCGGGG ATGGCATGAATGTCTTGTTTATAATTGTGGATGATCTGCGTCCTGTGTTGGGCTGTTATGGAGATAAGCTTGTGAAATCTCCCAACATTGATCAACTTGCTTCCCAAAGTATGGTGTTCAGCAATGCATATGCCCAG CAAGCCctgtgtgctcccagcagagtttCATTTCTCACTGGCCGCAGGCCTGACACCACCCGGCTCTACGATTTCTACTCCTACTGGAGAGTCCATGCAGGAAACTATTCCACCATGCCCCAGTATTTCAAGGAAAATGGCTACATGACCCTGTCTGTGGGGAAAGTTTTTCATCCTG GAGTTTCATCCAATTACAGTGATGACTATCCCTACAGTTGGTCCATTCCACCCTTTCATCCTTCAGCTGAAAAGCATGAGAATGATAAG aCTTGTAGGGGAAAAGATGGAAAACTTCACGCAAACTTGGTGTGCCCAGTGAATGTGACAGAAATGCCTGGGGGGACTCTGCCTGATATTCAGAGCACTGAGGAGGCCATACACTTACTGAATGTCATGAAAACCACCAGGCAAAAGTTCTTCCTGGCTGTTGGTTACCACAAGCCACACATCCCACTGAGGTACCCACAG GAATTTCTCAAGTTGTACCCCTTGGAAAATATCACATTGGCCCCAGATCCCTGGGTGCCTAAGAAGCTGCCTTCTGTGGCATACAACCCCTGGATGGATATCAGACAGAGGGAAGATGTGGAAGCATTAAATGTTAGTTTCCCTTATGGACCACTTCCAGATGATTTCCAG CGGCGGATTCGTCAGAGTTACTATGCAGCAGTTTCCTACCTGGATGTGCAAGTTGGCCTGCTTCTGAGTGCTTTGGATGATGCAGGACTCTCAAATAACACAATAGTAGTTTTTACTGCTGATCATG GGTGGTCCCTGGGAGAGCATGGTGAATGGGCAAAGTACAGCAATTTTGATGTTGCTACCCGAGTGCCACTGATGTTTTATGTCCCAGGAATGACAACTTCCCCTATCAGTCAAGGAGCAAGAGTCTTCCCCTACCTCGACCCTTTTAGCCATATTGGAGGCTCAGTACCTCAAG GGCAAAGTAAAAAAGTGGTGGAGCTGGTGTCTCTGTTTCCAACACTTGCAGAGCTCGCTGGCCTGCAGGTCCCTCCTGCATGCCCAAAGATGTCATTTGGTGTTGTGCTGTGCACGGAGGGGAGAAGCATTGCCCACTATTTTAATATCTCTGAAGGAAAGGTGGAGCAAGGCAAGGAAGGGTGTGATGGcactgagaggtgttttaatgAAGAACCTGTTGCTCTCAGCCAGTATCCCCGGCCTGCAGACACTCCCCAGTGGAATTCTGACAAGCCAAGGCTGAAGGACATCAGGATCATGGGTTATTCCATGCGTGCCATTGACTTCAGGTACACTCTGTGGGTTCAGTTTGATCCCAGCAACTTCAGTGCTAACTTCAAGAATGTTCATGCAGGAGAGTTGTACATGATGGACAATGACCCAAACCAGGATTATAACATCTATAACAATACTTCACATGGTTGGTTGTTCAAAAAAATTACTGACTTTCTAAAGCACTAG